AGTCAACCGCGAGGAAGAACGTCTTGGTGGCGCTGCCAACGTCGCGCTGAACGTGAAAACGCTGAGCGCCCAGGCCACGCTGCTCACCGTGGTCGGCACCGACGAGCCCGCGCGCAGGCTGCGCCAACTTCTCGAGCGGCAAGGGGTGACCACGCTGCTCGGCGAGGACCCGCAGCTCTACACCATCGTCAAGCTGCGGGTCATCGGACGCTCTCAGCAGCTCATCCGAATCGACTTCGAGAACCAGCCCGACCACGAGGTGCTGGCCGGCATGCTGGGTGACTACGAAAGTGCGATGGCGACCCACCAGGCGGTGCTCTTCTCCGACTACGGCAAGGGCGGCCTCACCCACATCCCGCGCATGATCGAACTGGCGCGCGCGGCGAACAAGCCGGTGCTCATCGATCCGAAGGGGCACGACTACAGCCGCTACGCCGGCGCCACCGTGATCACGCCCAACAGGGCCGAGCTCGCACAGGTGATCGGTCCGTGGAGCAGCGAAGCCCAGCTGCACGAGCGGGCACAGGCGCTGCGCGCGCGGCTGGGCATCGCGGCCTTGCTGCTCACGCGCTCCGAGGAAGGCATGTCGCTGTTCGACGCCGAGGGCCATGTGCAGGTGCCCGCCCAGGCGCGCGAGGTGTTCGACGTCACTGGAGCCGGCGACACCGTGATCGCCACGCTGGCCGCCATGCTGGCCTGCGGCCTGAGCCTGCGCGAGGCGATGCCCATCGCCAACCGCGCCGGCGGCATCGTCGTCGGCAAGTTCGGCACGGCCGGCGTGACGTACGAGGAGCTCTTCGAATGACGCCGAGCCGCCTCGAGTCATGCCGCTCCCGTCGGGAGGCGGCGCGCAGCGCCAGGAGGTCCACACCATGAGAGTCGTCGTCACCGGCGCGGCCGGCATGATCGGTAGCAACATCGTCCACGGCCTCAACGCCGTCGGCATCGACGACGTCATCGCCGTCGACGACCTCACCGACGGCCCGAAATACCGCAATCTGCTTGGCGCGAAGCTGGCCGACTACTTCGACCGCAGCGAGTTCTACAACCGCTTCACGCACGGCGAGCTGGGCCGGATCGACGTCGTGCTGCATCAGGGCGCCTGCTCGGACACCATGGAGCACGACGGCCGCTACATGATGGACACCAACTATCGCTGCTCCAAGGCGCTGCTCGACGCCTGCCAGGCGCAGGGCACGCGGCTGCTGTATGCCTCCTCGGCGGCCACCTACGGCGGCAGCGCATCGTTTCGCGAGGAGCCGCAGTTCGAGCATCCGCTGAACGTCTACGGCTACTCGAAGCTGCTGTTCGACAACGTGGTGCGGCGTGCGCTGCCGACGGCGAAGACGCAGATCGCGGGCTTTCGCTACTTCAACGTCTACGGTCCGCGCGAGCAACACAAGGCACGCATGGCGTCGGTCGCCTTCCACCACTTCCAGCAGTACCGCGACTCGGGCAAGGTGAAGCTCTTCGGCGACTACGGCGGCTATGCCGCCGGCGAGCAATCGCGCGACTTCGTCTTCGTCGACGATGTCGTCGCGGTGAACCTGTGGTTCCTGCAGAACCCGCAGGCCAGCGGCGTCTTCAACCTCGGCACCGGCCGAGCCCAGCCGTTCAACGATGTCGCAGTGGCCACCGTCAACGCAGCGCGCGCGCTGCAGGGCGAAGCGGCAATGCCGCTGGCCGAGCTCGTGCGCCAAGGGCTCGTCGAATACATCGCCTTTCCCGAAGCGCTGGTCGGCAAGTACCAGTGCTTCACCCAAGCCGATCTCACGCGCTTGCGTGCCGTCGGCTGCCAGCATGCATTCGCCGATGTCGCGAGCGGCGTCGAGCGCTACGTGCAATGGCTCGCTCGCCAGAATTGACGCCCTCTTCCGGCGCCCCCGCTGGAGGGTCGACGCGTTGCCGGGTCGGCTCCTAGAGTGACGCTCAGCGCGCTCAGCCCAACGCCGCGCGCTTCAGCCACCAACACTCAGGAAGGGAACCCTCATGTTGAAGACGTTCATCGCCACGCTGCTGGCACTTTTCACCGCCATCGCTTTCGCCGCGGTCGACATCAACAAGGCCACGCAGGCCGAACTGGAAGCGGTCAAGGGCATCGGTCCCGCCGCGGCGACCAAGATCCTCGCCGAGCGCCAGAAGGGCACGTTCAAGGACTGGGGCGACGTGATGCAGCGCGTCGGCGGCATCAAGGAGGCGAAGGCCGCGAGGCTGTCGGAAGCAGGCCTCACCGTCAACGGTGCGCCTTTCCAAGCCGACAAGCTGGCGAAGAAGGAGGACAAAAAAGCCAAGAAGTAGCCCGCCCGGAACGCCTCGAGCGGCCCCGCGGCGCGGGGCGTTCTTCATGGCGCC
The Piscinibacter sp. XHJ-5 DNA segment above includes these coding regions:
- a CDS encoding DUF655 domain-containing protein, encoding MLKTFIATLLALFTAIAFAAVDINKATQAELEAVKGIGPAAATKILAERQKGTFKDWGDVMQRVGGIKEAKAARLSEAGLTVNGAPFQADKLAKKEDKKAKK
- the rfaD gene encoding ADP-glyceromanno-heptose 6-epimerase, yielding MRVVVTGAAGMIGSNIVHGLNAVGIDDVIAVDDLTDGPKYRNLLGAKLADYFDRSEFYNRFTHGELGRIDVVLHQGACSDTMEHDGRYMMDTNYRCSKALLDACQAQGTRLLYASSAATYGGSASFREEPQFEHPLNVYGYSKLLFDNVVRRALPTAKTQIAGFRYFNVYGPREQHKARMASVAFHHFQQYRDSGKVKLFGDYGGYAAGEQSRDFVFVDDVVAVNLWFLQNPQASGVFNLGTGRAQPFNDVAVATVNAARALQGEAAMPLAELVRQGLVEYIAFPEALVGKYQCFTQADLTRLRAVGCQHAFADVASGVERYVQWLARQN
- the rfaE1 gene encoding D-glycero-beta-D-manno-heptose-7-phosphate kinase, translating into MASTVDRKTLAQARVLVVGDAMLDRYWFGAVERISPEAPVPVVRVNREEERLGGAANVALNVKTLSAQATLLTVVGTDEPARRLRQLLERQGVTTLLGEDPQLYTIVKLRVIGRSQQLIRIDFENQPDHEVLAGMLGDYESAMATHQAVLFSDYGKGGLTHIPRMIELARAANKPVLIDPKGHDYSRYAGATVITPNRAELAQVIGPWSSEAQLHERAQALRARLGIAALLLTRSEEGMSLFDAEGHVQVPAQAREVFDVTGAGDTVIATLAAMLACGLSLREAMPIANRAGGIVVGKFGTAGVTYEELFE